TGTGCAGGATCATCGTGCGCCGGATGGAGAGGAAACGCCCCATCTGGCGTGCCGACTTTTTCCCCAGGCGCGGCACGCAGTCCTGCACGTATTGCGCGTATGCCTTGAGGCGGGCCGGCATTTCATCCTCCATCTGGAGCTGGATGCGGTCGATTTCCCGGTCAATGGACGTCAGGAAGCCGGAATCCATCTTGGAAAGGCGGCTCAGTTCATCGAGCACCTTCCCCTGTTCCGCCAGAAGGCTGTCCGTAGCCAGCAGGAGGCGTTCCACGCGTTTGTCCGTCAGCGGGCTGCGTTTCAGCACTTCCTGAACGCATGCCGTCAGGGCTTCCACTCCTTCCCCTGCGTGCTCTCCGGCGGTCGTGACGGGGTACAGGGGCAGCTGCACTCCCAGGCGTTCCCGGGAGGTGGCGCGAAGTTCCTCTTTCAAGGATTGGAGCTGCTCAAAGGAGAGCAGCTCCGCATGAGTGATGACGAGAACCATGCGGGAATGAAGCCGTTCCTCCAGCGTCCGGAGATAGTCCCACAGGGCGGAATGGCTGCCGCCGCTGGCGGAAATAACCACGAGGATGGCATCCGATTTGGGAACGATGTGCTTCAGCTTTCTGGGGGCATCCTCCTGTTCCAGGCCGATGGTGTCCCAGAACTCCAGGTTGAGCAGGGCGTCCGACGGGTAAAAAAGGTCCAGAACCCATTCATGGGTATGGGGAGCGGGATGAGGCCTGTACTGCCAGCGAACCAGCGTGGCTTCACTGGACACGCGGGAACAGAACCGTTCCCCGGCCAGGGCGTCCAGCGTAGAGGATTTGCCGGACCCTGTCATGCCGATGACGGTGACATTCTGCGGAGAGCAGCATTCGGCCAGGGCTTCTTCCACCTTTTCCTGGGAACCGAAATGACGGTCGGGGCCAATGCGGGCGGAGAACGCCGCGGCGGCATCCGCTACGTCCCGCACCGCATGCGGAATCACGTTTTTTCCTCCTGTCAGCATGGGGTGATGAAATCAGGTCTCCGTCCGGGCTGTTCCGGTTTTGCGGAACAAACCTACACGCCGCTTTTCCTTCTGTCCAACTAAAATCACGAAGCGGGAGCGTATGAGCGGCCGCCGAAAATGGCCGTCCCTACGCGGACGAGCGTGGCTCCTTCCTCGATTGCCGTTTCAAAGTCATGGCTCATGCCCATGGACAGTTCCGTCAGTGCGGCTCCCCCTCTGCCGGACAGCGCTTCCTTCAGATCCCGGAGACGGCGGAAATAGGGCCGCGCCTCCTCCGGATTTTCCACCGGGGGAGGAATGCACATAAGACCGGCGATTTCAAGGTGATTCAGAGCGGACAGCTCCGGCCATTCCCTTTCCAGGGTTTCCGGGGAGAATCCGAATTTGCTGTCTTCATCCCCGACATTCACTTCCAGTAAAATGCGGGGCCGTTTTCCCGTTTCCTGGGCCACGGTATCTATGAACCGGGCCAGGCGCAGGGAGTCCACGGCATGGATCAGCGTGAAATATTCCAGGGCCTTGCGCACCTTGTTGCGCTGGAGGGGGCCAATGAGATGCCATTCCGTATCCGGAGGAAGGGAGGGGATTTTTCCCAGTCCCTCCTGGACCTTGTTTTCGCCGAAAATGCGCTGGCCCGCATCATGGCATGCTTTCACATCCTCTGCGGGAAAAGTTTTACTGACGGCGACGAGGCGGACGGAACCTGCCGGGCGTCCGGCGCGGAGTTCCGCTGCGCGTATGCGGGAGAGAATATGTTCCAGATTTTGTTGAATGCTCATGATGGGTGGTTCAGTTCAGGGATGGCTGCGCGGGCGCGTGGCTCATGATATGGTGCAGGGGCGAAAGCCGCCGCATGGCCATGGCCCAGACCTTGGAAGAATCCGTTTCCAGACAGATGTCCGGCACCATGGGGGAAACATACCAGGCGCGGTCATTCAGTTCCCGGCGCAGCTGGGGCGGCGTCCACCCGCTATGGCCTACGTAGGCGCGCAGGATGGCGCGGGGATCTTCCAGGTATTCCAGGGCCTGTTCCTCTTGCAGATGAAACTGGACGCGCAGTTTATCCTCCGTGCGGATGAAAGCGGCGAAGATGAGCTGGTTGCGTTCTACGGGCCCTCCCTTGAAGATAGGCACAGTGTAAAGGGATTCCGGGATTTCCGTATGGCGGGCTACGTCCCCCACATTCATGCCGGCCGGATGATTCAAAATATGGCCGATGACAAATTCCTTCTCCGCCCTGCTCAGGAAGATGACGGAATGATGGAATCCGGCGCCATCCAGGTAGGGTGCGGCAATCAGAAGGTGTCCCGCCAGGTTTTCATTGCTGATATCTTCATGTTCCATCATGGCCATAAATCTACGTTACCAAATGTGACGGAGGCAGGCAACCATGCGTTCAAACGGCCATGTCAGGAGGCGGCGAAAACGAAATACCGGAAAAACAGGCGGGAAGATGAGTTTTTACCCGAGTGTATAGCGGGTCCCCCTGGCGGAACGGACGGCAACCCTGGAATTTCCGGTCGTCTTGCGGGAGGCCGCCCTCCTGGAGGAAACGGATTTCCTTCCGGCTGATGCCGTCTGCCTGCGGGAAAGGGCGACGGCGGGGGGACGGGAAGCCCTGCGGCGGTGGGAAATGACGGAGGCCGTATTGGCGTTCTCCATGCGGTCTGGAGCGGAAGCCATGACCAGCAGGGAAGAATCCTGCATTTTTTCCGCCTGGGCCAGAGCTTTCAGGGAGGCGTCAATGGAACAGCGTTCAATCACGACCGGGTCTCCGGTCCGGAGCAGGTTGAAGGCTTCATACACGTCATTGCTCTTCATCCGGACGCAGCCGTAGGAGGCGGGAGTGCCGATGGTGCGTTCCTCCGCCGTACCGTGAATATAAATCAGGCGCGAGTGAGCGTTCCGGTTACGGGGTTCCAGACCTTCCAGCCACATGATGCGCGTGACGATGGGGTCCCGGCCCGGAGAATTGGGCGCGACGCATTCCCCGGTGGGCTTGCGGCTTTTAAACACCATGCCCTTGGGCTGCCCGCTGCCGATTTTGGAAGCGATGCGATGGGCGCCCAGCGGAGTGCGGCAGCTTCCCTTTTTGTCTCCCAGGCCGAATTTGGAAGTGCTGACAGGGTAGGTTTTCACTACCCGGCCATGACGCATGACGGCCATTTTCTGGTCCCTGACGCTGACGACCGCGCCGTCTTTCACGATGGCGGTGGGCTCATAATCCGGACGGGAACAGGATGCCAGCACTCCGAACACAGCGAAAGCTGCGCCGGCGAGTTGAATCAGGCGTGCTGCTTGCGAGAGAGGCGCAGGCATGGGAAAGGCGTCAGTTCTTGGCTTTGGCAGTTTGCTTGGCGGGCAGCAGGTTGGAAATCATGCGGCCCAGGGAACAGAATCCTGTGTAATAGAAACCCAGGAAAGGAATCATCAGGATGGGGGAAAGGTAATGGCCCTGGCGGATCATGATGATGATCAGGTTCAGGAAGAAAGTTCCGCAGGCGATTTCCAGAACGGGGATGACGACGGATTTAATGGCCCGGTATCCGTTGCGTTTGAGCTGGGAGACGTGCCGGCGGTCTTCCTTCCGGTCCACGCCGTATTTGGGCGTGCGGACGAAGGCGGACTGATGGCCGAAGATGGCTTCCAGAACAGCCTTGGCGTTGTTGACCGCCATGCCCACGCTCAGCGTGAGAAGGAGGGGGAGGTACGGCAGTTCCTTCCACCAGGATTTGGGACGCACCACGATTTGGGCGCTCATGTAAAAGATGCAGACGGCCACGCTGGTCATGAAGAACAGGGCCACATTCACAAACCACATGAAGACCGTTTCATTTTCCGGAATGCGCTGCGTGCAGATGGGGTACACCAGGAAGCAGAGCAGTGCCAGGAGCAGGTAGGAATAATTGCAGGTGAGGTGGGTGGTGGCTTCTACCTTGGCTTTAAGGGGAGCATTGGAGCGCCAGATGTCCAGCAGGATTTTCTGGCAGACCTGAATGGAACCCTTGGTCCACCGGTGCTGCTGGGACTTGAACCCGTCCATGTCCACGGGAAGTTCCGCCGGGGTAACGACGTCGTTCAGGTAGATGAAGCGCCAGCCCTTGAGCTGGACACGGTAGGAAAGGTCCATGTCTTCCGTCAGGGTGTCATGGGACCAGCCGCCCGCGTCGCCGATTACGCATTTGCGCCATATGCCCGCAGTGCCGTTGAAGGTGAAGAATCGGCCGGAACGGTTGCGGGCCGTCTGTTCCATGGCAAAATGGCCGTCCAGGTACATCCCCTGGATGCGGGTGAGGAGATTGTATTCACGGTTGATGTGGCCCCAGCGGGTTTGAACGAGGCCCACGTTTTCATCCGTGAAGAAATGGATGGTTTTTTGCAGGAGATCCGGTTCCGGAACGAAGTCTGCGTCCAGAATCAGCAGGAATTCCCCCTTCGCTGTTTTGGTGGCCGCTTCCAGCGCGCCTGCCTTGAAGCCGGTGCGGTCCGTGCGGTGGATGCAGACGGCGTCAAAGCCGCGGGACTTTAATTCCTCCACCTTGCGGCAGCATTGTTCCGTGGTGTCGTCTGTGGAATCGTCCAGAATCTGGATTTCCAGCCTGTCCTGCGGATAATCCAGAGCGGCTACGGATTCCAGGAGGCGGTCCACGACGAACTTCTCATTGAACATGGGGAGCTGGACCGTCACGACGGGCAGTTCCTGGAAGCGCGCTTTGGGCTGGGGCTTATTATTGCGGTTTTTCCAGTACAGGTAAACGATGCTCAGGCGGTGGAAGCCATACCCCGCCAGGCCGACGAGGACCAGAAGATAACACAAAAGCCAGATAAAATTGTAATTTAAAGACATGAAGGGGGCACAAAGGGGGGGGGTATCTTTTTGCGTCAGGGCAGGGGGATTTCCTTGACGTGACGCCCGTATAGGACACCATAGGGCGAGAGTCAAGACATATTCCGTTTTGCTTAACCTTTTCGAGTGTTGTTATGAAGAGATTGTATCTGCTGGCCGCAGCTGTATCCGTCACGGGGGGAATGGCGTTTTCCGCTCCAAAAGAAGAGGCCCCGGAGAAGGAGGCGGCAGTACTGGATGCGCAAACGCCACCGTCCGGCAAGCAGGACCAGCCGACCGTTCCGGAACGCCTGCTGGACGACTCCCACATGAATGAGGAGCTGGGCATCAACGAATTTACCGCGCCGTCCATCCGCAAGATTTTTGAAGATTTGGAGGGGCTCCCTGAAATACCGGAAAAGGTGGCCCTGCGCGCACGTCCGGAGCGGCCTCCCATGGACCGCTGTTCCCTGGCTCTTCAGCTGGGCGGCATGATGGCGGACGGCTTCGTAATCGTGCAGTGCGGCAAGATGAACGAGGTGAAACCCATTGCCCTGGATCTTTCCAGCTATGCAAAGGCCATTGGAGCCGGAGAAAGGGTGAACCGCCACGCCGCCAGCCTGCTGAAAAATGCGGAAGACGGGGATTTGAGCAGTTTCAAAAACAACCTGGCCCTTATTCAATCCGATGTGGAGCAGGAGCTTGCCTCCCTGCGGGATTCCGATATGGCGAACCTGATCGGCCTGGGGGGGTGGATACGCGCCCTGGATGCCGCTACCGCGGCTCTGGATAACAAATTTGCGGAGGACAAGGCGAAGGTCATCTTCCAGCCGGATGTCCCGGAATATTTTCACTATATTCTGGACGGGGTAGAGCCGGAAATGAAAGAACGCCGCGACATCGCCAAAATCATGAACCTTCTGACGATTTTGCAGGAGCAGATGACGCTGGCTCCGGACGCCAGGCCCGCCAAGGCGGGCGTGGAAGCCATCCGCAAAACGACGCTGGAGTTGATCAAGGCGGCTCTGGCCCCTGTGGAATCATAATTCCTCTCCAGAGGCATGCCGCATATGGTTCTTCCCCTTTTAACCAGTCTGGAAGTGCGTCTTACTCCGCGCGGCCTGTACCTGCGGGATGAAAAACTGAAACGGATGGTCCGGGATGATGGCCGCGTTCCCGTGCCTTACAACGTAAGCATCTTCAATACGGGGGACGGCGCCGTGCGTATCATCGGCAAAAAGTGGACCGTCCGTTCACATGGAGACGGAACGCAGATAATTGAAGGGGACGAACTGTTCGGTTCACGACCCCTGTTGTGCCAGGGGCAGATTTTTGCGTTCAACGGCCTTCAGATGCTGCGGCTGCCGGCGCGCATCCAGCTGACCCTTCTTGTCCGGGACGAGGCGGGAATCCTCTATCATACGGATCCCGTCAGCCTTAAATGGTGAAATAAAAAGCCCTGCAAATATTTATGCAGGGCTTTTTTCCGGATAAGGGATAGGGGAAGAACCTGAGGATAAAAGCTATAAGTCCATAGAATTATTCCTTAATCATTTTTCCCTTCAATCATTGCTTTTCCAGGTTAACCTTCTTCATCATCCCCGTGGTTGAGGATGAAGTTCAGGTCGTCAATGCCCAGGCTGGAGGTAAAGCCTTCATCTCCCAGCACGTTGGCGACGAGCTGGTTCTTCTGATGCTGGAGAATGCGGATTTTTTCTTCCACGGAATCCTTCGTCAGGAGGCGGTAGGCAATCACCTTGTTTTTCTGGCCGATGCGGTGCGTACGGTCGATGGCCTGGCTTTCTACGGCCGGGTTCCACCACGGGTCATACAGGACGACATAGGAGGCGGAAGTAAGGTTGAGGCCGGCGCCGCCGGCTTTCAGGGAAAGCAGGAAGACGGAGGGATCCTTGGTCGTCTGGAATTTTTCAATTTCTCCGCGGCGGTCCTTGGTCTGGCCGGTGAGGTAGTTAAGCGGCCTGTTTTCCGCTTCCAGCCTGTTCTTGATGATTTCCAGCATGGAGACGAACTGGGAGAAGACGAGCACCTTGTGTCCTTCTTCCCGGAGCTGGTCCAGCAGATAGAAGAGGGCCGTCATTTTGGCGCTGTCTTCCTTGGCGTATTTGGGATCCACCAGGCCGGGGTGGCAACAGATCTGGCGCAGGCGCATCAGGCCCTGCAAAATGGCGAAGCTGTTCTTTTTGACGGATTCATCCGAATCCAGGCCGAGCAGGGCCTGCTGAATGCGGCGGAGTTCCGCCTTGTACAACTGGCTCTGGATGCCTTCCATTTTGGCGTATACTTCTTCTTCCGTCCTGGGAGGCAGGTCTTTTGCCACCTGGGATTTGGTGCGGCGCAGCAGGAAGGGTTTCAGGCGCGCGGCCAGGCGGTTCTGGCTTTGCGGGTCCTTGCGCTTGTCAAAGCGCTTCTTGAAGTAGGAGCGGGAACCGAGGACGCCGGGCATGGAGAAGGCCATGAGGGACCACATGTCCAGCAGGCGGTTTTCAATGGGGGTGCCGGAAAGAACGAGACGGTTGTAGGAAACGATTTCCCGCGCCGCCTTGGCTGCCTTGGAATCCGGGTTTTTGATCTGCTGGCCTTCGTCCAGAATGACCGTAAGCCATTTGATCTGGTTCAGGGTTTCCCCGCAGACGCGGAGCTGGGCGTAGTTGACCACGACCATGTCGTAGTTCTTCTTGATGTCTTCCAGATTGGCCTGGTCCTTGCTGCGGATGACGAGGACGCGCACGCCTGGCGCAAATTTTTCCGTTTCTCCCGCCCAGACGTCCAGCACGGATTTGGGGCAAACGATAAGAACCGGAGGAATGACGGCTTTTTTCTTGGATTTGTTTTTGCGGGCGAATTCTTCACGCAGCCAGAGGACGTAAGTGATGGACTGGATTGTTTTACCCAGGCCCATGTCGTCCGCCAGAATGCCGCCGAACCCGTTCGTGGCAAGGTAAGCCAGGAAGTGGAACCCTTCCACCTGATACGGGCGCAGGGTGGCCTGGAGCTGGGAGGGAACGTCCGGCTTGACGTCGATCTGGATTTCCGCGGTACGGTCTTTGATGCGTTTCCATGCCTTCGGGTCGAATACTTCCGCGGCTTTCGGGTCCGCCAGCTGCATGGCATGCATGCGGTGGGTTTCTCCGGAAAGATCGAAGGGATCCAGGCCCAGGCGGGTAACGGCGTCGCGCTGGTCGTTGTCCAGCTTAATTTCCAGGCGCATCCATCCTCCGTCGTCCATGCGGACGTAACCGCCTCTGGCGGCGACCAGGGCGCGGATTTGTTCCTTGGAGAGCTGGACGCCTTCCACATCAATGACGATGCGCAGGTCAAACCAGTCGATTTCCTGGTTGACTACTTCAAACCGCACGGCGGCGGCCACCGGATCCGCCAGCAGCGTCTTGAGCTTGTCGTCCATATTGACGGTCAGCTCTTCCGGAAGCTGCTTGGCCCATTCCGCGAATTTTTCGGGGAACTGGCGGGTGACGCGGGCCTTGAACGCGCCCACCTGGGGATCGTAGGAAAAGCCCATTTCTTCCAGCAGGCCGGGAATGGGATAAAGGTGCTCCCGGATGAAACGCAGCAGAACTTTGTTCTTCATGGGCTCCTGATGGGATACGTCCCAGCCGTCCTTGCCGAGTTTTTCCGTGCGGTAGCCGGAAGCGTCCCTGGCGCTTACTTCGCAGAGCACGTGTTCCGTTTCCGCGGAGGTGAGGCCGCGGACGATTTTCATGTCAAAGGTGCCGCGCAGGTCAATGTCCACCACGCGGTCTTCCATGCTGGGGGGCAGGGAAGCGCCTATTTTGCGGAGGAATTCCACCCCTTCAAGGCTGTCGATGACCTGCTTGGGAATGGAGTAGCGGGGTTCCACTTCCGTGCTTTCCAGCCAGCGGGGAGGGCCGGGGAAAACGGTTTCGTCAGACTGGTACAGTTCCTGCTGGCCCGGAAGCTGCCGGACGGAGTGGGAGACGTTGATGCCGGTGGACGTAGCGAGCTGAAGAGCGTAGCAGTCCGGTTCAATGGGATCGTCCTGGCAAATCCATTTGAGCGGTTCGTCCACCACTTTGAAATAGTTTTCATCAAGGTTCACCAGGTAGCCTTTCAGGGCGGGCTGGTGGAAAAGTTTGTTCATCAGGGCGCATGCGGCTTCCTGGTCCAGGTCCAGCGTCAGGGCGTCTTCCGCACGGGCGTAGTCGGACAGGGAGACGAGCAGGATTTCCGTCTGGGCGTCCATGCGTACGGCGGCCCGTTCATGCAGATTTTCCAGATGTTCCAGATCCTGTTTTTCCCGGACGGGAATCCAGTCCTGCTTCAGGGAATGGCGGTATTCGAAATGCCCCTCGTTAATAGTGGAAACAAGCCTCATGAACAGTTCTCCGCGGGGTTGCTGCGGGGGGCGTTCATTCACGGATTGGATGCGGTCGTACCAGGTGCCGACTTCACGGGAGCGCTCCCACTCATGAATCTTGCGCTGTACCTTTTCCAGATCCGTAATGGAGTCCATGAATTCCGGATAGGGCAGGCGTTTCTTGTTGAAAGCGTAAGCAATGTAATTCCAGAATTCGAGGATGTTCGTGGGAGGCACGGGCCACAACTCCAGCGGGTCATAGCTGACGATTTCCCATCGGGGATTCAGGCGCACCATATCATGGTCGTGAATCTCCTGTTCAATGGCGAAACGGCGGTAGCGCTTCTCCAGTTTGCTGACGTAGTCCGCTTCCTTGTCGTCCAGTTCGCGGCCCAGTTTCTCTTCCAGAATATCCAGAAGGGGAACATCATTCAGTTCGTTCGGGGACTCCGGAAGATCCTGGCCGCGGTACATGCGCTCCAGCATGGCGGCATACATGGCCGCTCCGGCGAGGTCCTCGTCTTCCGTGGAGCATGCTCCGAACCACCTGTTGCCCTGAAGGCGCAGATTTACGCGGTGCACGCCGTATGCGTCTTCCACGCGGCCCTGAATATATAAATGATTGCCGAAAATTTGCGTGACTGCGCCATCTTTCTGAAGTTTCTCTCCCCGCAGCCGGATTTCTTCCGGAAAGGCATTGAGAAAGTTCAGAGTAGCCCTGTCCGGGTTAAGTGCCATGCTCATAATATCAAACTGTCATATAAAAATTGGAAACAAGCGTACCCAGTCAGGGGACGCCACAGGTCTATGCACTTTACTATGGCACAAAAAGCGGATTAGAGCAACTATTCTCTGAAAATAATTCCGGAGGTTGTTTGTGGTGAAGTGTTTATTATTGGATGACAAATTGTTATGTTTATGTGAAGAAGGTCGATTTTGGAAGAAAACGAACATATTTTATCATCTTGGAAAGAAAAGATGTCAGTCTTGCGTAACATGATTCTTGACAGGTACGTCGTAAAAGCGTCTTTTATGCCTGAAATTTTATGTCCTCTGCATCACTTCTACAGTTACTGGCGACTCAAGCCCGCTTGAGCGATGGCGAATTGGCCGAACGTCTTGACATGACTGAAGAAGCCGTGCGGGCCCAGCGGGAGCAGTGGGAGCAGGAAGGCGTTATCCTCGGATACCAGGCTGTAGTGAATGAGGAATATGAACACGACAGCAAGGTGGCTGCTTTCATTGAAGTGAAAATGACGCCTGAACGCGACGGCGGTTTTGACCGCCTGGCGATGCGCATCTCACGGTTTGACGAAGTGTCCTCCTGTTATCTGGCAAGCGGAGGTTTTGACCTGCTGGTGCTGGTGGAAGGAAAAAGCATGCGGGAGATTGCCCGGTTTGTGGCGGAAAAACTTTCTACGCAGGAAGGGGTGTTGTCCACTTCCACACACTTTCATCTGAAAACCTACAAGAAAAAACGGTTGTGTGTTCGAAGATCCCGTGCAGACCGAACGCCTGGCCGTCGCTCCGTAATCCTCTGCCGTTACGAAAGGAATCATTATGAACTGGCAGAATAAAATAGCGGAGCAGGTAAGCTCCATACCCCGTTCCGGCATCCGGGAATTCTTTGACCTGGTTACGGGGCGGACGGATATTATTTCCCTGGGCGTAGGGGAGCCGGACTTCGTGACGCCGTGGAACATACGGGAAGCGGCTATTTACTCCCTGGAAAAGGGTCATACCTCCTATACATCCAATTACGGGTTGGAATCCCTGCGCCGTTCCATCGTCAAATACGTGGACGGATTTTTCCACGTCAACTACGATCCCCTGCGGGAAGTGCTGGTGACCGTAGGCGTAAGCGAGGCCATAGATCTCGCTCTCCGTGCCATTCTGAATCCGGGGGACGAGGTTCTTTACCACGAACCCTGTTATGTTTCCTATGCTCCCAGCGTCAATATGGCCTACGGCGTGGCTACCGCCGTTCCTACGAGCAAGAGGGATCTTTTCGCCCTTAACCCGGAGGTGTTGGAAGCGGCCATTACTCCGCGGACCAAAGTGCTGATGCTCAACTTCCCGACTAATCCTACCGGAGCGGTGGCCCCGGTGGAAACCCTTCAGGAAATTGCCCGCATCTGCATCAAGCACGATCTCATGGTGCTGACGGATGAAATTTACAGCGAACTGCGTTATGACGGCAAGCCGCATGTTTCCATAGCTTCTCTGCCGGGGATGAAGGAACGCACGCTTCTGCTGCACGGCTTCTCCAAGGCATTCGCCATGACGGGGTTCCGCCTGGGTTATGCCTGCGGTCCGGAGCCGCTCATTTCCGCCATGATGAAAATTCATCAGTATTCCATGCTCTGCGCCCCCATTACTTCCCAGGAGGCGGCCATTGAAGCGTTGGAAAACGGGACATCCGCCATGTTGAAAATGCGGGAAAGCTACCGACAGCGCCGGGATTATCTGGTGAAGCGCCTTAATGAGATCGGCATGGACTGCCACCTGCCTGGCGGTGCGTTCTATGTCTTCCCGGACATTTCCAAATTTGGCTTGACCAGCAAGGAGTTTGCCACCCGGCTGCTGATGGAGAAGCAGGTGGCCGCCGTGCCGGGGACCGCCTTCGGCGCGAGCGGAGAAGGCTTCCTGCGCTGTTGTTATGCGACCGCCTTTGACCAGATCAAGGAGGCCTGCAACCGCATGGAGCATTTTGTGAAAACTCTTTCCTGACCCGGCAGTATTCATGAACTCCGTGACGGAGGCGCTGAAAACAAAGGCGTATGTGGCGCCGTTTGCAGTATTCATGGGCTTTACCCTGGTATGGCAGTTTGGCGCCCCGTTTCTGGAATGGGACCACCCGGCTGCACCCTGGTGGAGAAGGGCGCCGGAACAATGGCTGTACCCCGTTCAGGCGATCGTTTGTTTTGCCCTGGTTTTCCGGTGGAAAAAAGCCATTGATTGGGATTGGCGGTGGAAGCCCGCTGCCTGGGGAATTCTGTTCGGCGTGCTGGGTATCCTGTGCTGGCTGGCCCCGACCATGATAGCGGACCGCCTGCCCGGAGGCGCGGACGCCTGGTTTGGTCATCCCTCCTGGCCCTGGTACCGGTATCTGCTGGGAATTGACGCGCGTCCGGAGGGGTTTGATCCGGGCATCGTCTTCCTTACGGATTCCTGGAGCTGGCTGGCGGCCCTGGTGCTGCGTTTCTTCCGTGCCGTGGTTGTGGTGGCTCTGGTGGAGGAACTTTTCTGGCGCGGCTATCTGATGCGTTTGATGGTGAATCCGGACCATCCTTGGAAGGTGCCATTCGGCGCTCATAGCTGGAAGGCATACTGGGTGACTACCCTCTGTTTCATGGCGGTGCACCAGCCCGTGGACTACTGCGGCGCGTTCGTTTACGGTTCCCTGGCATATCTGCTTGCCGTCTGGCGGAAAAATCTGTGCGCCGTGATCGTGATGCATGCGGCGGCGAATGCGCTGCTGGGCTGGGCCGCTCTGGCATGGGGCAAATACGGATTATGGTGAATCCGGCGTTTACAGGGAGGAATTTCTTGAGTACATAAAAGCCGATGACTCCAGAGGAAGCCATAGAAATTTTGTGGGACTACCATCACGTGAAGCAGGTGCTGCATCCGGCGGAACTCATTTTCATTCTTGGCAGCAATGACATAAGGGTGGCGGAATATGCGGCGGAACTTTATGCCCGGAAGCTGGCTCCCCTGTTGCTCTTTTCCGGCGGGATGGGGCGTTTTACGGGGGAATGGGCTGTACCGGAAGCGGAACTTTTCGCAGAGGCGGCCATGAAGAAGGGCGTGCCGGGGGATTGCATCCTCATTGAAAACAAATCCACCAACACGGGAGAAAATGTCCGCTTTTCCCGCGCTGTCCTGGAAAAAGCCGGCATTCCGGAACCATCCAGCCTCATTGCCCTGCAAAAGCCCTATATGGAACGGCGAACGCTGGCTACGCTCCAGGCCCAGTGGCCGGAAGCGCGGGTGGCGGTCAGCTCCCCTCCCTTCACGTTCAGGGAATACCTGACCGGGGAACTGCCGCAGGAGCTGGTAGTCTCCGCCATGGTGGGGGACTTTCAAAGGATACTGGAATATCCTAAACAGGGATTTTCCACGGAACAGCCTGTGACTCCGGAGGCGATGGCGGCATTCCGCACGCTGGTGGAAGCGGGTTATGGCTCCCAGCTGCTCAAGGGGGTTCCCCTCCCCTGGAATTCTTGAGAAGACACGCTTTTTGCTTTCACTGAACGCTGATTGCGGGCATCAATACAACCCGCATAGCCAACCCAATTATATAACTCATCATGGCAGACAGAACCAACACAGACCCCGCCCGAATGGAAAAAATCGTGAGCCTCTGTAAAAGGAGGGGATTCATCTTCCAGTCAGCTGAAATTTACGGCGGTCTGAACGGTTGCTGGGACTATGGTCCCATGGGGGTGGAACTCAAGCGCAATCTGAAGGAATACTGGT
This region of Akkermansia muciniphila genomic DNA includes:
- a CDS encoding DEAD/DEAH box helicase, producing MSMALNPDRATLNFLNAFPEEIRLRGEKLQKDGAVTQIFGNHLYIQGRVEDAYGVHRVNLRLQGNRWFGACSTEDEDLAGAAMYAAMLERMYRGQDLPESPNELNDVPLLDILEEKLGRELDDKEADYVSKLEKRYRRFAIEQEIHDHDMVRLNPRWEIVSYDPLELWPVPPTNILEFWNYIAYAFNKKRLPYPEFMDSITDLEKVQRKIHEWERSREVGTWYDRIQSVNERPPQQPRGELFMRLVSTINEGHFEYRHSLKQDWIPVREKQDLEHLENLHERAAVRMDAQTEILLVSLSDYARAEDALTLDLDQEAACALMNKLFHQPALKGYLVNLDENYFKVVDEPLKWICQDDPIEPDCYALQLATSTGINVSHSVRQLPGQQELYQSDETVFPGPPRWLESTEVEPRYSIPKQVIDSLEGVEFLRKIGASLPPSMEDRVVDIDLRGTFDMKIVRGLTSAETEHVLCEVSARDASGYRTEKLGKDGWDVSHQEPMKNKVLLRFIREHLYPIPGLLEEMGFSYDPQVGAFKARVTRQFPEKFAEWAKQLPEELTVNMDDKLKTLLADPVAAAVRFEVVNQEIDWFDLRIVIDVEGVQLSKEQIRALVAARGGYVRMDDGGWMRLEIKLDNDQRDAVTRLGLDPFDLSGETHRMHAMQLADPKAAEVFDPKAWKRIKDRTAEIQIDVKPDVPSQLQATLRPYQVEGFHFLAYLATNGFGGILADDMGLGKTIQSITYVLWLREEFARKNKSKKKAVIPPVLIVCPKSVLDVWAGETEKFAPGVRVLVIRSKDQANLEDIKKNYDMVVVNYAQLRVCGETLNQIKWLTVILDEGQQIKNPDSKAAKAAREIVSYNRLVLSGTPIENRLLDMWSLMAFSMPGVLGSRSYFKKRFDKRKDPQSQNRLAARLKPFLLRRTKSQVAKDLPPRTEEEVYAKMEGIQSQLYKAELRRIQQALLGLDSDESVKKNSFAILQGLMRLRQICCHPGLVDPKYAKEDSAKMTALFYLLDQLREEGHKVLVFSQFVSMLEIIKNRLEAENRPLNYLTGQTKDRRGEIEKFQTTKDPSVFLLSLKAGGAGLNLTSASYVVLYDPWWNPAVESQAIDRTHRIGQKNKVIAYRLLTKDSVEEKIRILQHQKNQLVANVLGDEGFTSSLGIDDLNFILNHGDDEEG
- a CDS encoding Lrp/AsnC family transcriptional regulator, producing the protein MTEEAVRAQREQWEQEGVILGYQAVVNEEYEHDSKVAAFIEVKMTPERDGGFDRLAMRISRFDEVSSCYLASGGFDLLVLVEGKSMREIARFVAEKLSTQEGVLSTSTHFHLKTYKKKRLCVRRSRADRTPGRRSVILCRYERNHYELAE
- a CDS encoding aminotransferase class I/II-fold pyridoxal phosphate-dependent enzyme, producing MNWQNKIAEQVSSIPRSGIREFFDLVTGRTDIISLGVGEPDFVTPWNIREAAIYSLEKGHTSYTSNYGLESLRRSIVKYVDGFFHVNYDPLREVLVTVGVSEAIDLALRAILNPGDEVLYHEPCYVSYAPSVNMAYGVATAVPTSKRDLFALNPEVLEAAITPRTKVLMLNFPTNPTGAVAPVETLQEIARICIKHDLMVLTDEIYSELRYDGKPHVSIASLPGMKERTLLLHGFSKAFAMTGFRLGYACGPEPLISAMMKIHQYSMLCAPITSQEAAIEALENGTSAMLKMRESYRQRRDYLVKRLNEIGMDCHLPGGAFYVFPDISKFGLTSKEFATRLLMEKQVAAVPGTAFGASGEGFLRCCYATAFDQIKEACNRMEHFVKTLS
- a CDS encoding CPBP family glutamic-type intramembrane protease, producing the protein MNSVTEALKTKAYVAPFAVFMGFTLVWQFGAPFLEWDHPAAPWWRRAPEQWLYPVQAIVCFALVFRWKKAIDWDWRWKPAAWGILFGVLGILCWLAPTMIADRLPGGADAWFGHPSWPWYRYLLGIDARPEGFDPGIVFLTDSWSWLAALVLRFFRAVVVVALVEELFWRGYLMRLMVNPDHPWKVPFGAHSWKAYWVTTLCFMAVHQPVDYCGAFVYGSLAYLLAVWRKNLCAVIVMHAAANALLGWAALAWGKYGLW
- a CDS encoding YdcF family protein gives rise to the protein MTPEEAIEILWDYHHVKQVLHPAELIFILGSNDIRVAEYAAELYARKLAPLLLFSGGMGRFTGEWAVPEAELFAEAAMKKGVPGDCILIENKSTNTGENVRFSRAVLEKAGIPEPSSLIALQKPYMERRTLATLQAQWPEARVAVSSPPFTFREYLTGELPQELVVSAMVGDFQRILEYPKQGFSTEQPVTPEAMAAFRTLVEAGYGSQLLKGVPLPWNS